A single genomic interval of Mucilaginibacter boryungensis harbors:
- a CDS encoding glycosyltransferase family protein has protein sequence MQNKKHVVLVSSGQPSLNPRLVKEADSLAQAGFKVTVLYAYWNAWGTQLDKELLKTKQWQAVRTGGDPETKTFTYLLTRILFKISNWFTRLTGSMLMAEVAIARNSLFLIKKTKTIRADLYIGHYPGALAAVVKAAKKHHKPCGFDAEDFHRKEVNDNENSYDYKLKSYIENKYIPQVNYLSASSVQIGIAYHTIFKKTQPVVLNNVFPKSTLNVTNLVLNDEQPVKLFWFSQVIGPNRGLEYLCKALNLTAISFEVHLLGYCDSDYKTKLQAAYSNITFHPPTHPDNIIEFASQFDIGLALEIGFSVNNNLALSNKIFTYMQAGLAIIASNTEAQEYLLKQHPAIGKVYDNSDIETLASALVYYHQNRNELLLARQAALQLAHQEYNWENESQKFLAIVKKTLAD, from the coding sequence ATGCAAAATAAAAAACATGTAGTTTTAGTTTCATCCGGCCAGCCATCCTTAAATCCAAGGTTAGTAAAAGAAGCTGATTCTTTGGCCCAAGCGGGTTTTAAAGTCACTGTACTATATGCTTACTGGAACGCATGGGGAACACAACTGGATAAGGAGTTGCTAAAAACAAAGCAATGGCAGGCAGTGCGTACCGGCGGGGACCCTGAAACCAAAACATTCACTTATTTACTAACCAGAATTTTATTCAAAATAAGCAACTGGTTTACCCGCTTAACAGGCAGCATGCTAATGGCTGAAGTGGCTATAGCCCGTAACAGCCTGTTTTTGATAAAAAAAACAAAAACCATCAGGGCTGATTTATACATTGGCCATTATCCCGGTGCATTAGCGGCTGTAGTTAAAGCCGCAAAAAAGCATCATAAGCCTTGCGGGTTCGATGCTGAAGACTTTCACAGGAAAGAAGTTAACGATAACGAAAACAGCTACGATTACAAGCTAAAATCATATATCGAAAATAAGTACATCCCCCAAGTGAATTACCTGTCTGCCAGTAGTGTGCAAATAGGTATTGCTTATCATACTATTTTTAAAAAAACGCAGCCGGTTGTTTTAAATAATGTTTTTCCAAAAAGCACCCTGAATGTAACCAACCTGGTTTTGAATGATGAACAGCCGGTGAAATTATTTTGGTTTTCGCAAGTTATCGGCCCCAATCGCGGTTTGGAGTACCTGTGCAAAGCGCTGAATTTAACAGCTATAAGTTTCGAAGTGCATTTGCTGGGCTACTGCGATAGTGATTATAAAACAAAACTGCAAGCTGCATATAGCAATATTACCTTTCATCCCCCAACCCACCCTGATAATATTATTGAATTTGCATCGCAATTTGATATTGGACTGGCGCTGGAAATAGGCTTCTCAGTTAATAACAATCTTGCTTTAAGTAATAAAATATTCACCTATATGCAGGCTGGTTTAGCAATAATTGCCAGCAATACCGAAGCGCAGGAATATTTATTAAAACAACATCCGGCAATTGGGAAAGTATATGATAACTCCGATATCGAAACCTTGGCATCAGCGCTGGTTTATTACCATCAGAACAGAAACGAGTTGTTATTAGCGCGTCAGGCTGCATTACAGCTCGCCCATCAGGAATATAACTGGGAAAACGAAAGTCAAAAATTCCTGGCGATAGTAAAAAAAACGTTAGCTGATTGA
- a CDS encoding glycosyltransferase: MKILLIMDPGIPVPPKFYGGHERLVYLFAEEYQRMGHDVTLLAGPDSHCSGQTITFGINSLKRSGIQKLKEIFFVWKFLLKNHSEFDLIHNFGRLLYLLPIVNSASNKIMTYGRRVTPFGIRCINLLPNKNLIFTACSDFCVATGNVAGHWETVYNSIDFENYQLINQVKDDAPLLFFSRLDKIKGPHIAIDVAKRTGNKLIIAGNIPTTPDNIAYYEKMVLPHIDNEQIVYVGALNDMQKNEYLGNAKGMLFPLSGDEAFGLVMIEAMACGTPVIAFNHAAAPEVIDEGISGFIVNDIEEMTDAVGKLSSIDRTQCGNIARERFNVTSIAHKYLSLFNAK, from the coding sequence ATGAAGATACTGTTGATCATGGATCCCGGTATACCCGTTCCGCCTAAATTTTACGGCGGGCACGAACGATTGGTATATCTTTTTGCTGAAGAATATCAGCGAATGGGCCATGATGTAACCCTGCTGGCCGGTCCCGACTCACACTGCAGCGGCCAGACAATAACTTTTGGCATCAATTCGCTTAAACGTTCGGGTATACAAAAACTGAAGGAGATATTTTTTGTATGGAAGTTTTTGTTGAAAAACCATTCCGAATTTGATTTGATACACAATTTTGGCAGGCTGCTTTATTTGTTACCTATAGTAAATTCCGCATCAAATAAAATAATGACTTATGGCAGAAGGGTTACCCCTTTTGGAATCAGATGCATTAACCTGCTGCCCAATAAAAATTTAATTTTCACAGCGTGCAGCGATTTTTGCGTTGCTACAGGCAATGTGGCAGGCCATTGGGAAACGGTTTATAATAGCATTGATTTTGAAAATTATCAGTTAATTAACCAGGTTAAAGATGATGCACCACTGCTATTCTTCAGCAGGCTGGATAAAATAAAAGGGCCGCACATTGCTATAGATGTAGCAAAAAGAACTGGCAACAAACTGATAATAGCCGGCAATATCCCAACAACTCCTGACAATATAGCTTATTACGAAAAAATGGTGTTACCACATATTGATAATGAGCAGATAGTGTATGTTGGCGCTTTAAACGACATGCAAAAAAACGAGTATTTGGGTAACGCCAAAGGGATGCTTTTTCCGCTAAGCGGCGATGAGGCATTTGGTTTGGTAATGATCGAGGCCATGGCTTGCGGTACACCCGTAATAGCGTTTAATCATGCCGCCGCCCCTGAAGTTATTGATGAAGGCATATCGGGTTTTATTGTAAATGATATAGAAGAAATGACCGATGCCGTAGGTAAGCTATCCTCAATTGACAGGACCCAATGCGGGAATATAGCCCGGGAAAGGTTTAATGTAACCAGTATAGCACACAAGTACCTCAGCTTGTTTAATGCAAAATAA
- a CDS encoding glycosyltransferase has product MRILLLMDPFIPVPPIHYGGIERIVYDIANQYVKMGHNVTIVAGPNSQSPDRLITYGKNGDVTAAINISNLKQVRAILKKEISRHDVIHNFGRLAYLIPFIKTDIRKVQSYLRQVTRRNIKIADMMQPNNLVYTAVSEAIKELGQTKNSDWRTIYNCTPIAQFTYRPDTPPDSYLAFVGRFERCKGLHNAIKVAKATGRQLIVAGYISDISVEKKYFEREIKPYIDGEQIKWIGTVDNAQRNELLGNAAALLAPVEWLEPFPVILPEAYACGTPVLGFNMGGIPEGIDQGITGYISNNVEEMIADVSRIDKLNREACRIKAENYYSDQKIASDYLDVYKL; this is encoded by the coding sequence ATGAGGATATTATTGTTGATGGACCCTTTTATACCAGTACCTCCCATACATTATGGTGGTATAGAACGTATTGTTTACGATATCGCGAATCAATACGTAAAAATGGGCCATAACGTAACTATTGTGGCTGGCCCAAATTCACAATCTCCCGACAGGCTGATCACCTATGGAAAAAATGGCGATGTTACTGCGGCTATCAATATTTCAAATCTTAAACAAGTACGGGCAATATTAAAAAAAGAAATAAGCAGGCATGATGTGATCCATAACTTTGGCAGGCTGGCTTATCTGATCCCGTTCATTAAAACAGATATACGTAAGGTGCAATCGTACCTGCGGCAGGTTACCCGTCGTAATATTAAAATAGCCGACATGATGCAGCCGAATAATTTGGTATATACGGCCGTTTCTGAAGCAATTAAGGAATTGGGACAAACAAAAAACAGCGATTGGCGGACCATTTATAATTGTACGCCCATTGCCCAGTTTACTTACCGCCCGGATACACCGCCTGATAGTTACCTGGCTTTTGTGGGAAGGTTTGAAAGATGCAAGGGCTTGCATAATGCTATAAAAGTAGCAAAAGCCACAGGCCGGCAGTTAATTGTTGCTGGTTATATTTCTGACATATCGGTTGAAAAAAAATATTTTGAACGTGAAATAAAACCATATATCGATGGCGAGCAGATAAAATGGATCGGCACGGTTGATAATGCCCAGCGTAATGAATTGCTTGGCAACGCAGCCGCGCTGCTTGCCCCTGTAGAGTGGCTGGAACCTTTCCCGGTGATATTACCCGAGGCTTATGCTTGCGGGACACCGGTTTTAGGCTTTAATATGGGCGGTATACCTGAGGGTATCGATCAGGGGATAACAGGTTATATCAGCAATAATGTTGAAGAAATGATCGCCGATGTTAGCCGTATCGATAAACTTAATAGGGAAGCCTGCCGTATAAAAGCCGAGAATTATTACAGTGACCAGAAAATTGCGAGTGACTATCTGGATGTATATAAACTATAA
- the rffA gene encoding dTDP-4-amino-4,6-dideoxygalactose transaminase: protein MIPFNKPHLTGKETEYVNDAINSGKIAGDGKYTKACEAFFEKRYGFAKTYLTTSCTHAIELAALLIDIKTGDEVIIPSYTFVSSANPFILRGAKVVFVDSSAKSPSMDVDLVESLITPFTKAILAVHYGGIPCDIKKLRTIADKHNLFLIVDAAQTLDSYYHDKPVGSFGHLSAFSFHETKNITCGEGGLLVINDERFIERAEILREKGTNRSSFIRGKVSRYNWVDAGSSYIPSDILAAYLLAQLECIDEIQQRRLAIWKKYYLLLNTLQTQKKIKLPYLPEGIKHNAHTFYFICDSLQIRQNFITFMSQNGVQVQFHYMCLHNSPFYKDQHGDRELPMADHYQNCLVRLPLFYDMTEDDVETVTKLTLRFFNTPKT from the coding sequence ATGATCCCATTTAATAAGCCGCATTTAACCGGTAAAGAAACTGAATATGTTAACGATGCTATTAATAGCGGTAAAATAGCGGGCGATGGTAAATACACCAAAGCCTGCGAAGCGTTTTTTGAAAAAAGATACGGTTTCGCAAAAACTTATCTAACCACATCCTGCACACATGCTATCGAGTTAGCCGCTTTGTTAATTGATATTAAAACCGGCGATGAGGTGATCATACCCTCCTACACTTTTGTATCGTCTGCCAATCCATTTATTTTGCGGGGGGCTAAAGTGGTGTTTGTGGATAGCAGTGCAAAATCGCCCAGTATGGATGTAGATTTGGTTGAAAGCCTGATCACCCCGTTCACCAAGGCGATTTTAGCAGTGCATTACGGTGGCATACCTTGCGATATAAAAAAGCTGCGTACTATTGCCGATAAGCATAACCTATTTTTAATAGTAGATGCCGCGCAAACTTTAGATAGCTATTATCATGATAAGCCGGTTGGCAGTTTTGGGCATTTAAGTGCCTTTTCATTTCACGAGACAAAAAACATTACCTGTGGTGAAGGTGGGCTATTGGTAATAAACGATGAACGTTTTATAGAAAGGGCCGAGATATTGCGGGAAAAAGGCACCAACCGGTCATCATTTATACGTGGTAAAGTAAGCCGGTATAATTGGGTTGATGCAGGCTCGTCATACATCCCTTCAGATATATTGGCGGCTTATTTGCTTGCCCAATTAGAATGTATAGATGAAATACAACAGAGGAGATTAGCTATCTGGAAAAAATACTACCTGTTACTTAACACACTTCAAACCCAGAAGAAAATTAAACTACCCTACCTTCCTGAAGGGATAAAACATAACGCGCACACCTTTTATTTTATTTGTGATTCGCTGCAAATACGGCAAAATTTTATAACCTTTATGAGCCAGAATGGTGTGCAGGTGCAGTTCCATTATATGTGTTTGCATAATAGCCCGTTTTATAAAGATCAGCATGGCGACCGGGAGCTTCCCATGGCCGATCATTATCAAAACTGCCTGGTTAGACTGCCTCTATTTTATGACATGACTGAAGATGATGTAGAAACAGTAACGAAATTAACACTTCGTTTCTTTAATACACCTAAAACCTGA
- a CDS encoding glycosyltransferase: MAPLNIFYQEPDPDRWLPLDRYPRKLIRRLVRGKAKPGGVMMVALNLMQGLDKLNIPYRFNDFKYIKQHPEETACIIGKPQVLFEREWKNPIVFGAGIFSHPVECPDLLTRYPNIKRVLVPGNWMQKMFEPYYGNKVTAWPTGIDTEKWAPVTRSEEKPVDFLIYDKIRWERDKYVSQLLNPILDTLNNQSLKYTILQYGAYTPTDLQQALAQSKAAIFLCKHETQGLAYQQILSSGLPILAWDIGGYWQDPYYYPEIKYGPVSSVPYWDDRCGLKFASVNEFEGRLHEFMSLKNKGLFSPRKYILENLTIEKCAADYINIVQATKAY; encoded by the coding sequence ATGGCCCCGTTAAACATATTTTACCAGGAACCCGACCCAGACCGTTGGCTACCATTAGACCGCTACCCGCGTAAACTGATCCGGCGTTTGGTTAGGGGTAAAGCGAAACCCGGGGGGGTAATGATGGTGGCGTTAAACCTGATGCAAGGTTTGGATAAATTGAATATCCCTTATCGTTTTAACGATTTTAAGTATATTAAACAACACCCCGAAGAAACTGCCTGTATAATTGGAAAGCCACAGGTACTTTTCGAAAGGGAGTGGAAAAACCCCATAGTTTTTGGTGCTGGTATATTCTCCCATCCCGTTGAATGTCCCGATCTGCTAACGCGGTATCCTAATATTAAGCGGGTGCTTGTCCCCGGCAACTGGATGCAAAAAATGTTCGAACCCTATTACGGCAATAAAGTAACAGCCTGGCCAACGGGAATAGATACGGAAAAATGGGCACCTGTAACTCGGAGTGAGGAAAAACCTGTCGACTTTCTTATCTATGATAAAATAAGGTGGGAGCGCGACAAATACGTGTCCCAACTGCTTAACCCGATTTTGGATACGCTGAATAATCAATCGTTAAAATATACCATACTGCAATATGGCGCTTATACCCCAACCGATCTGCAACAAGCTTTAGCGCAATCAAAGGCTGCTATATTTTTGTGCAAGCACGAAACCCAGGGGCTGGCCTATCAGCAAATATTGTCATCCGGTTTACCGATACTGGCCTGGGATATTGGCGGATATTGGCAAGACCCTTATTATTATCCTGAAATTAAATATGGCCCCGTAAGTTCGGTACCTTATTGGGATGACAGGTGCGGTTTGAAATTTGCATCCGTTAACGAATTCGAGGGCCGTTTGCACGAATTTATGAGTTTAAAAAACAAAGGATTATTTAGCCCACGGAAATATATCCTTGAAAATTTAACAATTGAAAAATGCGCTGCTGATTATATAAACATTGTGCAGGCTACCAAAGCGTATTAA
- a CDS encoding glycosyltransferase family 2 protein — protein sequence MKYPLVSIIIPVYNAEKFIEASLRCALNQTWPNVEVIVVDDGSTDNSLAIINSFTDKRVIVINQKNQGASTAKQVGLNNVSGDYIQYLDADDLIAENKIEKQVNALINNHNKIAICKTAHFFTGDDPYTKNIAEKDDFLKNFHDSPLQFLINMYGGYTLLGNMIQPNSFLTPRNLIEKAGPWNENLTLDDDGEYFCRVILQSEGIIYQPDVLNYYRKYHNYLSLSGAKNKQALISQVTSVWLKHQHLLALASDTKDIEAIHNATNKNLSEILVNNYFEEPAIRGLIIDYKKLLNPILFPAYTNIGSNLLNTISKVFGWKTAKFLQYNYTKLKKIGHLQ from the coding sequence TTGAAATACCCGTTGGTCTCTATAATAATTCCTGTATATAATGCTGAAAAATTTATCGAGGCAAGTTTGCGTTGTGCCCTAAATCAAACATGGCCAAATGTTGAAGTAATTGTAGTCGATGACGGCTCAACAGACAACTCTTTAGCCATAATAAATAGTTTTACTGATAAGCGCGTTATTGTAATTAACCAAAAAAATCAAGGTGCCAGTACTGCTAAGCAAGTGGGCCTAAACAATGTCAGCGGCGATTATATTCAGTATTTGGATGCTGATGACCTGATCGCTGAAAACAAAATCGAAAAACAAGTTAATGCATTAATCAATAATCACAATAAGATTGCCATTTGCAAAACCGCGCATTTTTTTACCGGCGATGACCCATACACAAAAAACATAGCTGAAAAGGATGATTTCTTAAAAAATTTTCATGATTCGCCTTTGCAGTTTCTTATCAATATGTATGGCGGGTATACCCTTCTGGGTAACATGATCCAGCCTAATTCTTTCCTAACCCCGCGAAACTTAATTGAAAAAGCAGGCCCATGGAACGAAAATTTGACGCTTGATGACGATGGTGAATACTTTTGCCGGGTTATATTGCAGTCTGAAGGGATCATATATCAACCGGATGTGCTGAATTATTATCGGAAGTATCATAACTATCTTTCATTGTCTGGTGCTAAAAATAAACAGGCTTTAATAAGTCAGGTAACAAGTGTATGGCTAAAGCATCAGCATTTACTTGCCCTTGCCTCGGATACTAAAGATATTGAAGCAATACATAACGCCACGAACAAGAATCTGAGCGAAATATTAGTTAATAATTACTTTGAGGAGCCAGCAATACGAGGCTTAATAATTGATTATAAAAAGCTCCTTAATCCTATCTTATTCCCTGCTTACACTAATATTGGAAGCAATTTACTGAATACTATATCGAAGGTGTTTGGCTGGAAAACAGCAAAATTTTTGCAGTATAACTACACAAAGCTAAAAAAGATCGGCCATTTGCAATGA
- a CDS encoding glycosyltransferase family 2 protein, producing MKIAILIPCYNAAGFLHKLFEGINAQTTAFDEIICYDDCSTDNTADIARQLGAKVITGKVNCGAAYARNRLIEATTCNWIHFHDADDLIHPEFVKVMSTHVENEQVQLLCNTRVYDLQDTEGRNWIISYSELKSSIDQVSYFLNNVGFASMGLYSKSALTQVSGFDQSLRGNEDPDLHIRLANAGFKIKCVDQFLVEKVEHPDSFSHQNWFRCMHDKLKCLQKYGILLPPKYFNILGEQAAILSNYFYRENDPALSLQARQLAYQMNVKRIKTSKFSSFISAMFGVTTYLWIYRRRMDIKKLTKKAF from the coding sequence TTGAAGATTGCCATACTTATCCCATGTTATAATGCTGCCGGCTTTTTACATAAGCTGTTTGAAGGAATTAATGCGCAAACTACAGCATTTGATGAGATAATTTGTTACGACGATTGCAGCACCGATAATACTGCCGATATTGCCCGGCAATTGGGTGCCAAAGTAATTACAGGTAAAGTAAATTGTGGCGCAGCCTATGCCCGCAACCGCCTTATTGAAGCAACAACTTGTAACTGGATACATTTTCATGATGCAGATGATTTAATACATCCTGAATTTGTAAAAGTAATGAGCACTCATGTTGAAAATGAACAGGTGCAATTGTTATGCAATACCCGGGTTTACGATCTTCAGGATACCGAAGGTCGCAATTGGATCATTAGTTATTCAGAGTTAAAAAGCAGCATTGACCAGGTTAGTTATTTTTTAAACAACGTGGGCTTCGCCAGCATGGGGTTATATTCAAAATCTGCCCTAACTCAAGTAAGTGGATTTGACCAGTCTTTACGGGGAAATGAAGACCCCGACCTACATATAAGGCTGGCAAACGCCGGGTTTAAAATAAAATGTGTTGATCAATTTTTAGTTGAAAAAGTTGAGCATCCCGATTCTTTCTCGCATCAAAATTGGTTTAGATGCATGCACGATAAACTAAAATGCCTGCAAAAATATGGTATTTTATTGCCCCCAAAATATTTTAACATACTTGGAGAACAGGCGGCTATATTATCAAATTACTTCTATCGTGAAAATGACCCGGCATTAAGTTTGCAAGCCAGGCAGTTGGCATATCAAATGAACGTGAAGCGAATTAAAACATCCAAATTTTCAAGTTTTATATCGGCCATGTTTGGTGTAACAACTTATTTATGGATTTATAGAAGACGGATGGATATTAAAAAATTAACAAAAAAAGCATTTTGA
- a CDS encoding glycosyltransferase has translation MEIINPLPAYREAFIIKGVQLPLMQVPYKHTGLLAELPVNNINIGWPWQTEVDPAAYLAEINWPKLTIVIPSFNQGKFIEHAIRSVLLQNYPHVELIIMDGGSTDETNNILNKYAKWISYTQNEKDNGQGHGINLGFSMASGSYYGWLNSDDFYNQNAFLVLATEILKSGKDFYYGDGLTVNEDNSIQTYWQAHLVWDMFLRYGGLIASHSAFWKNKVHQPIWEKMNCNVDGELWLRLVKGVSKKHIRFALGSIRQHGDTKSANDGFNSKWQQDDQNIESIYGKPPGMHSAKTYFYRFVQNLFTFYNKLLR, from the coding sequence TTGGAAATTATAAACCCACTACCGGCATACAGGGAAGCTTTTATTATTAAGGGGGTACAATTGCCTTTAATGCAGGTACCTTATAAACATACCGGCCTGCTGGCAGAGTTGCCTGTTAACAACATTAACATCGGCTGGCCGTGGCAAACAGAAGTTGATCCGGCTGCCTACCTTGCCGAAATAAATTGGCCAAAACTTACCATTGTAATCCCCTCCTTTAATCAGGGCAAGTTTATAGAACATGCCATAAGATCGGTACTATTACAAAATTACCCGCATGTTGAATTAATTATTATGGATGGCGGCAGCACCGACGAAACCAATAATATATTAAATAAATATGCCAAATGGATAAGCTACACACAAAATGAAAAGGATAACGGGCAGGGACATGGAATTAACCTTGGCTTTAGCATGGCAAGCGGCAGCTATTATGGGTGGCTAAATAGCGATGATTTTTATAATCAAAATGCTTTTTTAGTATTGGCAACGGAAATATTAAAATCTGGTAAGGATTTTTATTATGGCGACGGATTAACGGTAAATGAAGATAATTCTATCCAAACCTATTGGCAGGCACATTTAGTTTGGGATATGTTTTTAAGGTATGGCGGGCTTATAGCCTCCCATTCTGCTTTTTGGAAAAATAAGGTACATCAACCTATATGGGAAAAAATGAACTGTAATGTAGATGGCGAATTATGGCTCAGGTTAGTAAAGGGCGTTTCCAAAAAACATATTCGTTTCGCACTGGGATCTATAAGGCAGCATGGGGATACAAAATCTGCAAATGATGGTTTCAACAGTAAATGGCAGCAAGACGATCAAAATATTGAAAGTATTTATGGTAAGCCACCAGGCATGCATTCGGCTAAAACATACTTTTACAGGTTTGTGCAAAATCTGTTCACTTTTTACAACAAATTATTAAGGTAG
- a CDS encoding acyltransferase family protein encodes MKRLPSLDGLRAVSVILVLLFHAVLSKDFPAQLKPFAKFGDVGVTIFFVISGFLITYLLLTEYENNGKINLKRFYIRRAFRILPVFLLYTGFIVIWKNFENIFVTTSNLLHVVTFTVNFDVKKSWFTGHFWSLSIEEQFYLFLPALLVFYRKRVIPIIACILVYSCITRVISYKFAPLGNYFLAPFFDYADALFIGVLAGIYYQKNPAIVNYKIFSNVIIQLFAVILIALFKYTASTGHLAIISLPFGNTIISLCIIFLIISSINPDNKNMYKVLNSKLFIHIGILSYSIYVWQEFFFVGEFMPFWRMFPFNMVCIYFVSLCSYYLWEQPFLKMKRSFKTIN; translated from the coding sequence ATGAAACGATTACCATCATTAGACGGTTTGAGGGCAGTATCTGTTATTTTAGTTCTCCTTTTTCATGCTGTACTTTCTAAAGATTTTCCAGCGCAATTAAAACCATTTGCCAAGTTCGGAGACGTGGGGGTGACCATATTTTTTGTAATAAGTGGGTTTTTAATAACTTATTTGCTTTTAACCGAGTATGAAAACAACGGCAAAATTAATTTAAAACGCTTTTACATAAGGCGTGCGTTCCGCATATTGCCCGTGTTTTTATTGTATACAGGCTTTATAGTGATCTGGAAAAACTTTGAAAACATATTTGTAACTACAAGTAACTTGTTACATGTAGTTACTTTCACGGTGAATTTTGACGTTAAAAAAAGCTGGTTTACCGGTCATTTTTGGTCGCTCTCTATAGAAGAGCAATTCTATTTATTTTTGCCGGCGCTGCTTGTTTTTTATAGAAAAAGGGTCATACCCATCATCGCGTGCATTTTGGTTTATTCATGTATAACCAGGGTTATCAGTTATAAATTCGCGCCGTTAGGCAATTATTTCCTTGCTCCATTTTTTGATTATGCGGATGCATTGTTTATTGGTGTTTTGGCAGGAATCTATTACCAAAAAAATCCAGCAATAGTTAATTATAAGATTTTCAGCAACGTCATAATTCAATTATTTGCCGTTATATTAATAGCCTTATTTAAGTATACAGCAAGTACAGGCCATTTGGCTATCATTTCACTACCATTTGGCAATACCATTATTTCATTGTGTATCATATTTTTAATTATAAGCAGCATTAACCCTGATAATAAAAATATGTACAAAGTATTGAACAGTAAACTCTTTATCCATATTGGAATTTTATCATATAGTATTTACGTGTGGCAAGAATTCTTTTTTGTTGGCGAGTTTATGCCTTTTTGGCGAATGTTTCCTTTCAATATGGTATGTATATACTTTGTATCATTATGTTCCTATTATTTGTGGGAGCAACCGTTCTTAAAAATGAAACGATCGTTTAAGACTATTAATTAA
- a CDS encoding glycosyl transferase produces the protein MINFCTLFNTNYLAKGLALHQSLVDSCASFHLYMFAYDDETYQILSNSTLTNATIIPLFEIENELLLEVKKTRSTSEYCWTCKPFIVKYCFTEYKIPNCIYIDADTFFYNDASILLAEMGDCSVLITPHNYYSLYNQSSSSGIYCAQLIGFKNTKDGLTVLEWWMQACLRWCYSYYEDGKWADQKYLDSWPYMFNGVHICRNIGAGVAPWNLLNHPLSGNGKQLMVKDTPLIFYHFHDLLYLSNNTWCIGGYETPEHALTEIYQPYIKTLLSIDREIKKQHPEIDSLNTKDVNKINTLSGKYKLGMYVLGLKAASKQFITALLFSDRRRHYKNNYIRIE, from the coding sequence ATGATAAATTTCTGTACGCTTTTTAACACTAATTATTTGGCTAAAGGCCTGGCATTGCATCAATCGCTGGTTGATAGTTGCGCGTCGTTTCATCTCTATATGTTCGCATATGATGATGAAACATATCAAATCTTATCAAACAGCACGCTAACAAATGCTACTATTATACCATTGTTTGAGATTGAAAATGAATTACTTTTAGAAGTAAAAAAAACGCGCTCAACGTCTGAATACTGCTGGACCTGTAAGCCGTTTATTGTAAAATATTGCTTTACAGAATACAAAATCCCTAATTGTATATATATTGATGCTGATACTTTCTTTTATAATGACGCATCGATATTATTAGCTGAAATGGGGGACTGTTCTGTATTAATTACCCCTCATAACTATTATAGTTTATACAATCAGAGTTCCAGCTCGGGAATATATTGCGCACAATTGATTGGGTTTAAAAATACAAAAGATGGACTTACTGTATTGGAATGGTGGATGCAAGCTTGCTTGCGGTGGTGTTATTCCTATTATGAAGATGGAAAATGGGCTGATCAGAAATACCTCGACTCGTGGCCTTATATGTTTAACGGCGTACATATATGCCGAAATATTGGTGCAGGCGTGGCCCCATGGAATCTTTTAAACCACCCCTTAAGCGGAAATGGCAAACAATTAATGGTGAAAGATACCCCTTTGATTTTTTATCATTTTCATGATTTGCTGTATTTATCCAACAATACCTGGTGCATAGGGGGGTATGAAACCCCCGAACATGCACTTACTGAAATATATCAGCCTTATATAAAAACCCTACTAAGTATTGACAGGGAAATTAAAAAACAACACCCGGAAATTGACAGCCTGAATACTAAGGATGTGAATAAGATCAATACATTAAGTGGTAAATATAAACTTGGGATGTATGTTTTAGGTTTAAAAGCAGCATCCAAGCAATTTATTACCGCGCTTTTATTTTCAGATAGAAGAAGGCATTATAAAAACAATTATATCAGGATAGAATAA